A genomic segment from Capra hircus breed San Clemente chromosome 15, ASM170441v1, whole genome shotgun sequence encodes:
- the LOC102184642 gene encoding olfactory receptor 1009 → MWETHQWNGLGTEPHHSAQTHPAGAHRPGRPKAAPLCHLPADLLGDSGGNLGLIDVIRASTTLHTPMYFLLSLLSFLDVCSSSLFTPRLLISFLTADQSISFEGCVVQMALMTLHGSGECVLLSIMAYDRFLAICPPLLYHSIISKHLCVQLVGLTYAVGAFISAVQTGNAFSLPYCAPNIIDHYSCDFPPVLQLACSDTTVANVILLIFSTLITAPTVSVISVSYTYILVTICRMRSLEAQRKAFSTCASHLTALCLFYGSVFLVYLQHNPESVSAYNKLLSVFYTIVIPTLNPPVYSLRNKDVKAAVLLRVLNLRRKRIC, encoded by the coding sequence ATGTGGGAAACACACCAGTGGAATGGCCTCGGGACAGAACCACACCACAGTGCCCAGACTCATCCTGCTGGGGCTCACAGACCAGGCAGACCAAAAGCAGCTCCTCTTTGCCACCTTCCTGCTGATCTACTTGGTGACTCTGGTGGCAACCTGGGCCTCATAGATGTCATCCGGGCCAGCACcaccctccacacccccatgtacttcctCCTGAGCCTGCTTTCCTTCCTTGACGTCTGCAGTTCCTCCTTGTTCACCCCCAGGCTGCTGATCAGCTTCCTCACTGCTGACCAGTCCATCTCCTTCGAGGGCTGCGTGGTCCAGATGGCCCTCATGACCCTCCACGGCTCTGGGGAGTGTGTGCTCTTGTCCATCATGGCCTATGACCGATTTCTGGCCATCTGCCCCCCTCTCCTCTACCACAGCATCATATCCAAGCATTTGTGTGTCCAGCTGGTGGGGCTCACCTATGCTGTGGGGGCTTTCATTTCAGCAGTGCAGACCGGGAATGCCTTCAGCTTGCCCTACTGTGCTCCAAACATCATTGACCATTACTCCTGTGACTTCCCCCCCGTGCTCCAGCTGGCCTGCTCAGACACCACTGTGGCCAACGTCATCTTGCTCATCTTTTCCACCTTGATCACTGCCCCCACAGTCTCAGTCATCTCGGTCTCTTACACCTACATCCTGGTCACCATCTGTAGGATGAGGTCCCTGGAGGCCCAGCGGAAGGCCTTTTCCACCTGTGCCTCCCACCTCActgccctctgccttttctatggGTCCGTGTTCCTTGTGTATCTCCAACACAACCCAGAAAGTGTTTCAGCCTACAACAAGCTCCTCTCTGTGTTCTACACCATCGTGATCCCCACGCTGAACCCGCCGGTCTACAGCCTAAGGAATAAAGATGTCAAGGCTGCTGTGCTCCTAAGGGTTCTTAACCTAAGGAGAAAGAGAATTTGTTAG